A stretch of the Capsicum annuum cultivar UCD-10X-F1 chromosome 10, UCD10Xv1.1, whole genome shotgun sequence genome encodes the following:
- the LOC107845984 gene encoding ataxin-3 homolog, with product MEGVSNGGMLYHEVQESKLCAVHCVNTILQGPFFSEFDLAAVASDLDRTERQMMVQGGGDFVPEESHNVSLDGDFSIQVLQKALEVWDLQIIPLDSPVAEPAQIDPELENAFICHLLNHWFCIRKVNGEWYNFDSLKAAPEHLSKFYLSAYLDSLKGFGWSIFLVRGKFPKECPMSSSEASSGFGQWLLPEDAERITKSCSAAQRTGSRSGQSQWPSDPYHQYEEQGTSLLDQEDEDLKAAIAASLMDASHAVSSKPDDALENENKDNSAANA from the exons ATGGAAGGAGTAAGCAATGGAGGGATGTTGTACCATGAGGTACAAGAATCTAAGCTTTGTGCTGTACATTGTGTAAACACCATTTTACAAGGTCCTTTTTTCTCTGAGTTCGATTTAGCGGCTGTAGCTTCCGATCTTGACCGTACGGAACGGCAGATGATGGTTCAAGGTGGCGGCGATTTTGTTCCTGAAGAGTCTCATAATGTTTCCCTTGACGGCGATTTTAGTATCCAG GTTTTGCAAAAGGCATTGGAGGTGTGGGATCTGCAAATCATTCCACTAGACAGCCCAGTTGCTGAGCCGGCTCAGATTGACCCAGAACTGGAAAATGCATTTATCTGTCACTTGCTGAACCATTGGTTCTGTatcaggaaagtaaatggggagtGGTACAACTTTGACAGTCTTAAGGCAGCTCCCGAGCACCTTTCCAAATTTTACCTTTCAGCATATCTGGACTCCTTGAAAGGCTTTGGCTGGAGCATTTTCCTCGTGAGGGGAAAGTTCCCCAAGGAATGTCCAATGTCTTCTTCTGAAGCTTCTAGTGGATTTGGACAGTGGCTGTTACCAGAAGATGCGGAGAGGATTACCAAGTCCTGCAGTGCTGCACAGAGAACAGGTAGCAGAAGTGGTCAAAGTCAGTGGCCTTCTGATCCCTACCACCAGTACGAGGAACAAGGTACATCACTTTTAGATCAAGAAGATGAGGATCTGAAAGCTGCAATCGCTGCCAGCTTGATGGATGCTTCCCACGCTGTCAGCAGCAAAcctgatgatgccttggaaaatgaaaataagGACAATAGTGCAGCTAATGCATGA